One genomic segment of Synergistaceae bacterium includes these proteins:
- a CDS encoding glycosyltransferase, giving the protein MGGGVGKAISGIARLGQQAGDNHSVLLLDEPRRFNHIERCKAAGVSVLGHTDSDSAIDKADAVIVSYFDGYAVGRVNDLIRGFPQDRRLLLWYHNNGVVGPKMPDDIRDRADHIMVTTPATLELPEFRSKSTLVCGFGDFDPTEIEPKTDYSLHSGGFVIGYVGSPTYKKLPYDFLDYVDAAVKLIPDARFVMVGESDRKIVHPNVTFKGWVDDVYRAMLEFDVFGYLLQSDSTATTENAVLEAMAVGLPIVLSREPAGKWLVEHEVNGMLIKSASEYAKALFSLRQSEQSRARYGNNARKRSLDFDKVANFCSYQSALSAGSRIKAFVAPFVDTKRHNLREVIPLSAPYYIGIEPTRQCNFKCFFCQHSTRGEISDKFQAKSQQIKHLNWSLFEKIVDDIFNFPEIPKRISLMGMGEPTLNPELPAMIRYIRNRGFNGRLTSYTNGSTLTEKFCGELSTSGLSTLQISVYGLSSSDYERLAGVAFAFDSFVAKVKYLYKNKGTLQVRIKTTDDVAYDESTRKFFFSTFGDICDQIVIEHIINIPVQMGEPLTHIDRTITQFGIPVKEYRQICPWMLYQTHVNVDGDVFCCDILAKPREQAIGNIATESLSEIWTGLKRTRLLYQSLEHGHHSIEQCRECDDIYSIEQPEEYLDDCRTELLVRLKEKRYLEERR; this is encoded by the coding sequence ATGGGCGGCGGCGTGGGTAAGGCGATTTCGGGAATTGCGCGTCTTGGGCAGCAGGCGGGCGATAATCACAGCGTATTATTGCTTGACGAGCCGCGCAGGTTCAATCATATCGAGCGGTGCAAGGCGGCGGGTGTTTCTGTACTTGGCCACACTGACTCAGACTCTGCGATTGATAAAGCAGACGCGGTTATCGTCAGTTATTTTGACGGTTACGCTGTCGGCAGGGTCAATGATTTAATTCGCGGATTCCCGCAAGACCGCAGACTGCTCCTGTGGTATCACAACAACGGCGTTGTCGGGCCCAAAATGCCGGACGATATTCGCGACCGCGCGGATCATATTATGGTGACCACGCCCGCGACGTTGGAGCTGCCGGAATTTCGTAGCAAGTCAACGCTTGTCTGTGGCTTCGGCGACTTTGATCCAACAGAGATTGAACCGAAGACAGATTATTCCCTGCACAGCGGCGGATTTGTAATCGGATATGTAGGATCCCCGACCTACAAGAAGTTGCCGTACGATTTTCTTGATTATGTCGATGCGGCCGTCAAGTTAATCCCAGACGCGCGGTTCGTTATGGTCGGGGAGTCCGACAGGAAGATTGTTCACCCGAACGTAACGTTTAAAGGTTGGGTAGATGATGTGTATCGCGCTATGCTGGAATTTGACGTTTTTGGGTATTTGTTGCAGTCGGATTCGACTGCAACGACAGAAAATGCCGTTCTTGAAGCTATGGCTGTCGGATTGCCGATAGTGCTATCAAGAGAACCCGCCGGGAAATGGCTCGTTGAACACGAAGTGAACGGTATGCTTATCAAAAGCGCGAGTGAATACGCGAAAGCGCTTTTTTCGTTGCGCCAAAGCGAGCAATCAAGGGCCCGTTATGGAAACAACGCGCGCAAACGTTCTCTCGACTTTGACAAAGTCGCTAATTTCTGCTCTTATCAATCCGCGTTATCGGCGGGATCGCGTATTAAAGCGTTTGTCGCGCCGTTTGTCGATACAAAACGTCACAATTTACGCGAAGTAATTCCGTTGTCCGCACCGTATTATATTGGCATCGAACCCACACGTCAGTGTAATTTCAAATGTTTCTTTTGCCAGCATTCTACAAGAGGCGAAATCTCGGACAAATTTCAGGCAAAATCACAGCAAATAAAACATTTGAATTGGTCATTGTTTGAGAAAATTGTTGACGATATTTTCAATTTTCCGGAAATCCCAAAACGAATCTCTCTTATGGGAATGGGTGAACCTACACTTAATCCGGAACTGCCCGCAATGATTCGTTATATCAGAAATCGTGGATTCAACGGACGGCTTACAAGCTATACAAATGGATCAACTTTAACGGAAAAATTCTGCGGCGAACTTTCGACAAGCGGACTGAGTACTCTGCAAATTTCGGTTTACGGGCTCAGTTCGTCAGATTATGAGAGGCTTGCCGGTGTCGCTTTCGCTTTCGATTCTTTTGTTGCGAAAGTCAAATATTTATATAAAAACAAAGGAACTCTTCAAGTTCGTATAAAAACAACCGACGATGTTGCGTATGACGAGTCCACCCGAAAATTCTTTTTCAGCACTTTTGGCGATATATGCGACCAAATCGTAATCGAGCATATTATCAACATTCCCGTGCAAATGGGCGAGCCGCTGACTCACATAGACCGCACAATCACGCAATTTGGAATACCGGTAAAAGAATACAGACAGATATGTCCGTGGATGTTGTATCAGACACACGTCAATGTGGACGGCGATGTATTTTGCTGCGATATACTCGCGAAACCGCGAGAACAGGCGATAGGTAATATAGCAACTGAATCGCTTTCAGAAATATGGACGGGGCTAAAGCGGACACGGTTGCTATATCAAAGTCTCGAACACGGACATCATTCAATAGAGCAGTGTCGCGAGTGCGATGATATTTATTCGATTGAGCAACCCGAGGAATATTTGGACGATTGCCGTACGGAACTTCTGGTACGGTTAAAAGAGAAAAGATATTTAGAAGAGAGAAGATAA